In a genomic window of Larus michahellis chromosome 3, bLarMic1.1, whole genome shotgun sequence:
- the MARCKS gene encoding myristoylated alanine-rich C-kinase substrate: MGAQFSKTAAKGEAAAEKPGEAVAASPSKANGQENGHVKVNGDASPAAAEAGKEEVQANGSAPAEETGKEEAASSEPASEKEAAEAESTEPASPAEGEASPKTEEGATPSSSSETPKKKKKRFSFKKSFKLSGFSFKKNKKEAGEGAESEGGAAAAAEGGKEEAAAAAPEAAGSEEGKAAAEEACAAAAGSAEAAKEEAGDSQEAKSDEAAPEKAAGEEAPAAAEEQQPQQQQAAAEGKAKAEEAAAGAATSEAGSGEQEAAPAEEAAAGRPEPPSESSPEGPAAESAE, translated from the exons ATGGGTGCCCAGTTCTCCAAGACCGCTGCAAAGGGCGAAGCCGCCGCCGAGAAACCTGGGGAAGCAGTGGCCGCATCTCCGTCCAAGGCGAATGgacag GAGAACGGCCACGTGAAGGTGAACGGCGACGCCTCCcccgcggcggcggaggcgggcaAGGAGGAGGTGCAGGCCAACGGCAGCGCGCCCGCCGAGGAGACGGGCAAGGAGGAGGCGGCCTCGTCGGAGCCCGCCTCCGAGAAGGAGGCGGCCGAGGCGGAGAGCACCGAGCCGGCCTCCCCGGCGGAGGGCGAGGCCTCCCCCAAGACTGAGGAGGGCGCGACCCCCTCGTCCAGCAGCGAGaccccgaaaaaaaaaaagaagcgctTTTCCTTCAAGAAGTCCTTTAAGCTCAGCGGCTTCTCCTTCAAGAAGAACAAGAAGGAGGCCGGCGAGGGGGCCGAGAGCGAGGgcggcgccgccgcggcggcggagggcgggaaggaggaggcggcggcggcggcccccgagGCGGCGGGCAGCGAGGAGGGTAAGGCCGCCGCCGAGGAGGCctgcgcggccgccgccggcagcgccgaGGCGGCGAAGGAGGAGGCGGGGGACTCGCAGGAGGCCAAATCGGACGAGGCCGCCCCCGAGAAGGCGGCGGGAGAAGAGGCCCCGGCGGCGGCTGaggagcagcagccgcagcagcagcaggcggcAGCGGAGGGGAAGGCGaaggcggaggaggcggcggccggcgccGCTACGAGCGAGGCGGGCAGCGGAGAGCAGGAGGCGGCCCccgcggaggaggcggcggcggggcggccggagCCCCCCTCCGAGAGCAGCCCGGAGGGACCCGCCGCCGAGTCGGCGGAGtaa